The proteins below are encoded in one region of Maribacter aestuarii:
- a CDS encoding M20/M25/M40 family metallo-hydrolase gives MKKYKLILLIFCLVFSRFGYCQMISEAKIKQAADEKLFDAILNLQQFLRLKNDGNYTDQIEKNRKWCDSVFTSLNFKTSQISTDGPPLLYAEKVFHKNAKSVLFYLQIDGQPVDSTAWFQPHPFEPVLKEKKDGKWTIINFDNLRKDIDMDWRIFARSASDSKGPALSFISALQILQSKKIKPEFNIKVIMDFQEELGSPHLPKAVRENKSLLEAEMLFIMDGTRHLSNLPTLTYGARGIATATIQVFGPSYGLHSGQYGNFAPNPVFEAAKMIGGLKDEEGKVTIPGFYDGVQLSEKEKLLLAKIPENMDSIKSNLGIAKPEAVAETYQEALQYPSLNVRGLKAAWTGKEVRTIIPSEVIVEIDMRLVPETTAERQMNLLKSYVQDYGYHLVDSIPTKEERGRYSKLASFTYRVGSVPFRTEMDSPIGEFLNRAMQKVFGNEIVNMRTTGGSQPMAPFIKTLDIPAVSIRIPNPDNNIHGPNENLRIGNYREGIISCLAVLTEPLN, from the coding sequence GTGAAAAAATACAAATTAATCCTTTTAATTTTCTGTCTTGTTTTCTCGCGATTTGGCTACTGCCAAATGATCTCGGAAGCTAAAATAAAACAGGCGGCTGACGAAAAATTATTCGATGCGATTTTAAATTTACAACAATTTTTAAGACTGAAAAATGATGGAAATTACACCGACCAAATTGAAAAAAATAGAAAATGGTGCGACAGTGTTTTTACGTCCTTAAATTTTAAGACGAGTCAAATTTCAACTGATGGTCCTCCCCTGCTCTATGCAGAAAAAGTATTTCATAAAAATGCAAAAAGTGTTTTGTTCTATTTGCAGATTGACGGTCAACCTGTGGACTCGACAGCATGGTTCCAACCCCATCCATTTGAGCCTGTTCTGAAAGAAAAAAAAGATGGTAAGTGGACCATTATAAATTTTGATAATCTCAGAAAGGATATCGATATGGATTGGAGGATTTTTGCAAGATCTGCATCCGATTCCAAAGGTCCTGCCCTCTCATTTATTTCTGCACTACAAATTCTTCAGTCCAAAAAAATAAAACCTGAATTCAATATCAAGGTAATTATGGATTTTCAGGAAGAACTTGGTTCTCCGCATTTACCAAAAGCGGTGCGAGAGAACAAGTCCTTATTGGAAGCAGAGATGCTTTTTATTATGGACGGCACTCGACACCTGTCCAATTTGCCAACACTGACTTATGGAGCTCGGGGAATTGCTACGGCAACCATCCAAGTTTTTGGACCAAGCTATGGTTTACATAGCGGTCAATATGGGAACTTTGCCCCAAACCCCGTTTTTGAAGCCGCTAAAATGATAGGCGGTCTTAAAGATGAAGAGGGTAAAGTTACCATTCCAGGTTTTTACGATGGTGTTCAGCTATCAGAAAAAGAAAAACTTCTTCTCGCCAAAATACCCGAGAATATGGATAGTATTAAAAGCAACTTGGGAATTGCAAAACCAGAGGCCGTTGCCGAGACTTACCAAGAAGCATTACAGTACCCCTCGTTAAATGTAAGAGGGCTAAAAGCGGCTTGGACGGGTAAAGAAGTCCGCACCATTATTCCGTCAGAAGTTATTGTAGAGATAGATATGCGATTGGTCCCAGAAACAACGGCAGAGCGACAAATGAATTTACTGAAAAGCTATGTACAGGATTATGGATATCATTTAGTTGACTCCATCCCGACCAAAGAAGAAAGAGGAAGGTATTCCAAACTGGCCTCCTTTACTTATCGTGTTGGCTCCGTGCCCTTCCGCACGGAAATGGATAGCCCGATAGGAGAATTTTTAAACAGAGCTATGCAAAAAGTATTTGGAAATGAAATAGTAAATATGAGAACAACCGGAGGGTCGCAACCCATGGCACCTTTCATAAAAACATTGGACATTCCGGCCGTTTCCATACGCATACCCAACCCGGACAATAACATACACGGACCCAATGAAAACTTAAGAATAGGTAATTACAGGGAAGGAATTATATCCTGTTTAGCCGTACTTACCGAGCCTTTAAATTAA
- a CDS encoding T9SS type B sorting domain-containing protein — translation MLRKNNFILWLILALALNPLVGQECPTLIAPLDGQIDVPVDNPIRWTAVDGIIGYLVSLGTTPGGGEIINRRSSGLSNFYIPEVGLPESTVIYVTISLFLPDQPIKVCPLQIFTTEEVTTPPDCTKLVNPIDQDSGVRVDTDLRWEYAPRATDYIIRVGTTSGGNDIVDDSLSGNVLFYNLSELPLNQEIFVLIIPLNENGSATGCIEESFSTGEPTVSCANINFPTITIPDTVALCARDENAILESFDRARGYRWFKINNDGTETLLSESNQLTYSEIGQYRVELYNTVTEFGATIECPITKIFNVVSSEVPTIESIAITRENSGLRIEVVVSANGNYEYSLDSVDFGFQDSPIFNNVPPREHIIYVRDKNGCGIAERVLEKELSKSDFPQFFTPNGDGINDYWQFAPVSETGEVSVEDIQIYDRYGCFLVQIDPNGVGWDGQFMGRPLPSTDYWFKATSFNKKTITGHFTLKR, via the coding sequence ATGCTAAGAAAGAATAACTTTATTTTATGGCTCATTTTAGCTTTGGCGTTAAATCCGCTAGTAGGACAAGAATGTCCTACATTAATAGCACCGTTAGACGGTCAGATTGATGTGCCTGTAGACAATCCTATTAGATGGACGGCCGTAGACGGTATCATAGGATATTTGGTATCGCTTGGAACCACACCCGGTGGCGGGGAAATAATCAATAGAAGGTCTTCTGGCTTATCCAACTTTTATATTCCGGAAGTAGGCTTACCGGAGAGTACCGTCATTTATGTTACAATTAGTCTCTTTTTGCCCGACCAGCCAATTAAAGTATGTCCACTTCAAATATTCACCACGGAAGAAGTCACCACTCCTCCGGATTGTACTAAGCTTGTGAATCCAATCGACCAAGATTCGGGTGTTCGGGTAGATACTGACCTGAGATGGGAATATGCCCCAAGGGCCACGGATTACATCATTAGGGTAGGTACTACATCGGGAGGAAACGATATCGTGGATGATAGTCTATCTGGGAACGTCTTGTTTTACAATCTATCGGAACTTCCGTTAAATCAGGAAATTTTCGTATTAATAATTCCCCTTAATGAAAATGGTAGCGCCACTGGTTGCATAGAAGAAAGCTTTTCAACTGGCGAACCCACCGTGAGTTGTGCTAATATAAATTTTCCTACGATTACCATACCTGATACAGTGGCGCTTTGTGCCAGGGATGAAAATGCGATACTTGAGTCATTTGATAGAGCAAGAGGTTATAGGTGGTTTAAAATTAACAATGATGGTACTGAAACACTTCTATCCGAATCAAATCAATTAACCTATTCAGAAATCGGTCAATATCGAGTGGAGTTATATAATACAGTGACAGAATTCGGTGCAACCATCGAGTGCCCCATTACCAAAATTTTTAATGTGGTAAGTTCTGAGGTTCCCACTATTGAATCCATTGCAATTACAAGGGAAAACTCAGGATTACGGATTGAAGTTGTAGTTAGTGCTAATGGAAATTATGAATACTCATTGGATTCTGTAGATTTCGGATTTCAGGATAGTCCTATATTCAATAATGTTCCTCCTAGAGAACATATTATTTATGTTAGGGACAAAAACGGATGTGGGATTGCCGAGCGCGTTTTAGAAAAAGAACTTTCTAAGAGTGATTTTCCTCAATTTTTCACTCCCAACGGCGACGGCATCAATGATTATTGGCAATTCGCACCTGTATCGGAAACTGGGGAGGTATCCGTAGAAGATATTCAGATTTATGATCGCTATGGTTGCTTTTTAGTTCAAATAGACCCAAATGGAGTAGGATGGGATGGACAATTTATGGGTAGACCCTTGCCATCCACAGATTATTGGTTTAAGGCAACCTCTTTCAACAAAAAAACCATTACTGGGCACTTTACACTTAAAAGATAA
- a CDS encoding DUF2254 domain-containing protein: protein MDRIKNIFYKIRSKIAFYPSLISFGGLTLAFFMIYLEKIDISGYLMEVAPGLVINNTDTAKTLLSTLIGGLISLTVFSFSMVMILLNQASSNFSPRVLPGIISDQKHQVVLGLYISTILYNIFILVSIEPTDNSYQTPGFSVLIGIALTVLCLASFIYFIHHISQAIQVGTILTDIHEKTKSEIEYVLKEEKEKSSNFEDTENWEKNVINKTGYFYGVLKENLLKICVEHDIKIAINLFKGQFILDGTIGLLSEKQLSEKQEKEIMNALLFSQEELMGENYIYGFRQISEIGIKAMSPGINDPGTALNTIDYLTSLFILLMKKTECEYLNDAEGTNWARIKNVKFSEVLYNVMASYRLYCKHDITVMRKLMYMLRTLEANVVNSNHMADIRIEMEQLQIDAKSNVENNRDLDKLNSEFISWS from the coding sequence ATGGATAGAATTAAGAATATTTTCTACAAGATTCGAAGCAAAATTGCCTTTTATCCTTCGCTTATCTCATTTGGAGGTCTTACGTTGGCCTTTTTCATGATATACCTTGAAAAAATAGATATTTCAGGATATTTGATGGAAGTAGCCCCTGGCCTGGTTATCAATAACACGGACACCGCCAAAACACTACTGAGCACTTTGATCGGTGGACTTATTTCGTTGACAGTTTTCAGTTTTTCCATGGTAATGATTTTGTTGAATCAAGCATCGAGCAACTTTTCCCCTCGGGTACTTCCAGGAATCATTTCGGATCAGAAGCATCAGGTGGTGTTGGGACTTTACATTTCAACCATACTTTACAATATATTCATCCTCGTTTCTATTGAACCTACCGATAATTCCTATCAGACACCAGGGTTTTCGGTACTGATTGGGATAGCGCTAACCGTTTTGTGCTTGGCATCGTTCATTTATTTCATACATCATATTTCACAAGCCATACAAGTTGGAACCATTTTAACGGATATTCATGAGAAGACCAAAAGTGAAATTGAGTATGTATTAAAAGAAGAGAAGGAAAAATCCTCGAATTTTGAGGACACGGAGAACTGGGAAAAAAATGTCATTAACAAAACAGGTTATTTTTACGGAGTTTTAAAAGAAAATCTTCTTAAGATATGTGTAGAACATGATATTAAAATAGCCATAAACCTTTTTAAAGGCCAATTTATTTTAGACGGTACTATTGGATTATTGTCCGAGAAGCAGCTTTCAGAAAAGCAGGAGAAAGAAATAATGAATGCTTTGTTATTCAGTCAAGAAGAACTAATGGGCGAAAATTACATTTATGGCTTTCGACAAATATCCGAAATAGGTATTAAAGCCATGTCGCCAGGCATAAATGACCCGGGAACGGCGTTGAACACGATAGATTATTTGACTTCATTATTCATTCTCTTAATGAAAAAAACTGAGTGTGAGTATCTAAATGATGCAGAGGGTACCAACTGGGCACGCATTAAAAACGTCAAATTTTCAGAGGTACTATACAATGTTATGGCCAGCTATAGGCTGTATTGTAAACATGACATTACGGTAATGCGTAAATTAATGTACATGCTGAGAACATTGGAGGCCAATGTAGTCAACTCCAATCATATGGCCGACATTAGAATAGAAATGGAACAATTGCAGATAGATGCAAAATCCAATGTTGAAAATAATAGGGATTTGGATAAATTGAATTCCGAATTTATCTCTTGGTCCTAA
- the uvrB gene encoding excinuclease ABC subunit UvrB yields the protein MKFKVVSEFKPTGDQPNAIKELRQGLDSGEKYQTLLGVTGSGKTFTVANVIEQVQKPTLVLAHNKTLAAQLYSEFKQFFPQNAVEYFVSYYDYYQPEAFIPTSGVYIEKDLSINEDIEKLRLSTTSSLLSGRRDVLVVASVSCLYGIGNPIEFQKNVISIRKDQVIARTKLLHQLVQSLYSRTTADFRNGNFRVKGDVVDVFPSYADHAFRIHFFGDEIEEIEAFDPFNNNLLEVYESLNIYPANMFVTSQDVLQNAIHNIQDDLVKQVEYFKEIGKPLEAKRLEERTNFDLEMIRELGYCSGIENYSRYLDGREPGTRPFCLLDYFPDDYLMVIDESHVTIPQVHAMYGGDRSRKVNLVDYGFRLPAAMDNRPLKFEEFEALQNQVLYVSATPADYELQLSQGVYVEQVIRPTGLLDPIIEVRPSLNQIDDLVEEIQQRVEKDERTLVTTLTKRMAEEMAKYLDRINIRCRYIHSDVDTLERVEIMQDLRKGIFDVLIGVNLLREGLDLPEVSLVAILDADKEGFLRSNRSLTQTVGRAARHLNGKAIMYADKITDSMQKTIDETIYRREKQIEYNTKNNITPTSLNKNLDSVLAKNSVSTYHFKKEELRAAEPDLDYLTKEQIDKMIREKRKAMEKAAKELDFMQAAKLRDEIKALQEQD from the coding sequence ATGAAATTTAAAGTTGTCTCGGAATTCAAACCGACGGGGGATCAGCCTAATGCCATCAAGGAATTAAGGCAAGGACTGGATAGTGGAGAAAAGTACCAAACCCTTTTAGGCGTTACCGGATCGGGTAAGACCTTTACCGTGGCCAACGTTATAGAGCAAGTACAGAAACCAACCTTGGTCTTGGCCCATAATAAAACTTTGGCTGCTCAATTATATTCGGAATTCAAGCAGTTCTTTCCCCAAAATGCCGTTGAGTATTTTGTATCCTATTACGACTACTACCAGCCGGAAGCTTTTATTCCCACAAGTGGGGTTTACATAGAGAAAGACCTTTCTATAAACGAGGATATCGAAAAACTAAGGCTCAGTACTACCTCCTCCCTCTTGTCCGGTAGGAGAGATGTTCTTGTAGTAGCCTCGGTATCTTGTCTGTATGGAATTGGCAATCCCATTGAATTTCAGAAAAATGTGATATCCATTCGAAAGGATCAAGTTATCGCCAGGACGAAATTACTACACCAACTGGTACAAAGCCTGTATTCAAGGACAACAGCAGATTTTAGAAATGGGAATTTTAGGGTAAAGGGAGATGTGGTGGATGTTTTTCCCAGTTATGCCGATCATGCGTTCAGAATCCATTTTTTTGGAGATGAAATAGAAGAGATTGAAGCGTTTGACCCATTTAACAATAACCTATTGGAAGTCTACGAAAGTCTGAATATCTATCCCGCGAATATGTTCGTAACCTCCCAAGATGTGCTGCAAAATGCCATTCATAACATTCAGGACGATTTGGTAAAACAAGTGGAGTATTTCAAGGAGATTGGGAAGCCACTTGAAGCGAAACGTTTGGAAGAACGAACCAATTTTGATTTGGAAATGATTCGGGAACTGGGTTACTGCTCGGGTATTGAAAACTACTCAAGATATTTGGACGGTCGGGAACCGGGTACTCGACCTTTCTGCCTTTTGGACTATTTTCCAGACGATTATTTAATGGTGATTGACGAGAGTCATGTCACCATACCCCAAGTACATGCGATGTATGGGGGTGACCGATCAAGAAAGGTGAATTTAGTAGATTACGGGTTTCGACTACCCGCCGCCATGGACAACAGACCCTTGAAATTTGAGGAGTTTGAAGCATTGCAAAATCAAGTGCTGTACGTAAGTGCTACACCAGCGGATTATGAGTTACAACTTAGTCAAGGCGTTTACGTGGAGCAGGTCATACGACCCACCGGACTGTTAGATCCCATAATTGAAGTGAGGCCCAGTTTGAACCAAATTGATGATCTCGTAGAGGAAATTCAGCAACGGGTAGAGAAAGATGAACGAACCCTCGTGACCACTTTGACTAAAAGAATGGCAGAAGAAATGGCAAAGTATCTGGATCGGATTAACATTCGATGTAGATATATCCATAGCGATGTTGATACTTTGGAAAGGGTCGAAATAATGCAAGATCTACGAAAAGGTATATTTGACGTACTCATTGGGGTAAATCTTTTAAGGGAGGGGTTGGACTTACCAGAGGTATCGTTGGTGGCAATTTTAGATGCCGACAAAGAAGGATTTTTACGAAGTAATAGATCGTTGACACAGACCGTTGGGAGAGCAGCAAGGCATCTAAATGGGAAAGCGATAATGTACGCTGATAAGATAACCGACAGCATGCAAAAAACGATTGATGAAACAATTTATCGGAGAGAAAAACAGATTGAATACAATACCAAAAATAACATCACACCAACATCCTTAAATAAAAATTTAGATAGTGTTCTAGCAAAAAATTCCGTCTCTACCTACCACTTCAAAAAGGAAGAATTAAGGGCGGCCGAACCGGATTTAGATTACTTGACAAAAGAGCAAATTGATAAAATGATTCGGGAAAAAAGAAAGGCCATGGAGAAGGCGGCAAAAGAGTTGGATTTTATGCAAGCCGCGAAATTAAGGGACGAGATAAAAGCGCTTCAAGAGCAAGATTAA
- a CDS encoding T9SS type B sorting domain-containing protein gives MKKLQFFLGVFLLSLGIYGQECPSLTAPIDGAVNVAVDTSISWESIAGVTGYIISIGTTPGGTDIVNTRSVGSATNYTPPLGLPENTQIYVTITLFFLGGLPDITCPSESFRTGSVTNPPSCTTLSNPVDAATGVNISNNISWNYAPTATGYRISVGTSPGGTDITNNLDVGNTLTYNPPVDFPPSTTIYVTVTPYNAIIPNPTCSEFSFTTGALATLPSCTSLISPLDGAINVPLTPFLEWTEVPNATGYRVTIGTSPLLSDILDEGVFTNNSTFVLDFEPNRTFFITITPFNAAGDAIGCVQESFSTILGCGPYFDAVTGELTTLNPEIDFPDEIGICLNEDSTTITATDVAEGYRWFRLGPGNSETLISSTAEVNLSEPGQYIYEAYNTVSQSGGTVECPTSKEFTVVVSESPTIDNIRVSEEVSGIRIETVVSGVGSYEYALDDISGPYQDSNVFRNIARGTHTVYVRDKNGCGIDEETVVQDLTLEGFPKFFTPNGDGVNDYWQFIPPVATGEINVLIIQIFDRYGKFLAQVEPTSQGWSGRLNGRLLPASDYWFRAISTDNKEIKGYFSLKR, from the coding sequence ATGAAAAAACTACAGTTCTTTTTGGGGGTATTTTTATTAAGTCTCGGGATCTATGGTCAAGAATGCCCTAGCCTAACGGCTCCTATTGACGGGGCTGTAAACGTAGCTGTAGATACGAGCATAAGTTGGGAAAGTATAGCTGGAGTAACAGGGTATATCATATCAATAGGAACGACACCTGGTGGTACAGACATCGTTAATACTAGAAGTGTGGGAAGTGCCACCAACTATACCCCACCACTGGGTCTCCCGGAAAATACTCAAATATATGTAACAATAACCCTTTTCTTTCTAGGGGGATTGCCTGATATAACTTGCCCGAGTGAGAGTTTTAGAACAGGAAGCGTAACTAACCCGCCCTCCTGTACAACCTTGAGTAATCCCGTAGATGCGGCTACCGGAGTTAACATATCCAATAATATTTCTTGGAATTATGCACCAACAGCAACCGGCTATAGAATTTCCGTAGGTACTTCTCCAGGAGGCACTGACATAACGAACAATTTGGATGTCGGCAATACATTAACCTATAATCCACCGGTTGACTTTCCTCCAAGTACGACCATCTATGTCACAGTTACCCCATACAATGCAATAATACCAAACCCAACCTGCTCCGAGTTTTCTTTTACCACGGGGGCGTTGGCGACTCTGCCATCGTGTACTTCGTTGATAAGCCCATTAGATGGGGCAATTAATGTTCCTTTAACTCCTTTTTTAGAGTGGACGGAAGTTCCCAATGCAACCGGATATAGAGTCACTATAGGTACATCCCCTTTACTTTCTGATATTCTTGATGAGGGCGTATTTACCAACAATTCGACTTTTGTTCTCGATTTTGAGCCGAATAGGACCTTTTTCATCACTATAACACCTTTTAACGCGGCCGGGGATGCGATTGGATGTGTTCAAGAAAGTTTTTCGACCATCTTGGGTTGTGGACCCTATTTTGACGCTGTCACAGGAGAACTCACAACCTTAAATCCGGAAATTGATTTTCCCGATGAAATTGGCATCTGCCTAAACGAAGATAGCACGACCATAACAGCGACCGATGTGGCAGAGGGGTATAGATGGTTCCGTTTGGGACCTGGTAATTCCGAAACGCTGATATCATCTACGGCGGAGGTAAATCTATCCGAGCCCGGACAGTATATCTATGAAGCTTACAATACCGTATCCCAGTCTGGAGGAACCGTAGAATGCCCAACAAGCAAGGAATTTACCGTAGTGGTTTCAGAGTCACCGACGATTGATAATATCCGGGTTTCGGAAGAAGTGAGTGGTATTCGGATAGAAACTGTGGTCAGTGGAGTAGGTTCCTATGAGTATGCTCTTGACGATATATCAGGCCCATACCAAGATAGTAATGTCTTCAGAAATATAGCACGTGGAACCCATACCGTTTATGTGCGCGATAAGAATGGTTGTGGGATAGACGAAGAAACCGTGGTACAAGATTTGACACTAGAAGGTTTCCCTAAATTTTTTACGCCCAATGGGGATGGCGTTAATGATTACTGGCAGTTCATCCCACCCGTTGCAACTGGGGAAATCAATGTCCTAATCATTCAGATTTTTGATAGGTACGGAAAATTTCTCGCTCAGGTAGAACCAACCTCCCAAGGATGGAGTGGGCGCTTAAATGGAAGATTGTTACCCGCATCAGACTATTGGTTTAGAGCCATTTCTACGGACAATAAAGAAATAAAGGGATATTTTTCCCTCAAACGTTAA
- a CDS encoding ABC transporter permease translates to MIRLLQIEFIKLWNNRASKVLIISYFALLTSIALVAAIKFDIGPVKFHLAEIGIFNFPYIWHFNTFVTAFFKLFLAIVIVSMMANEYSNKTIKQNLIDGLSKKEFILSKFLTVISFALISTVFVFVVSLILGLIYSDFDELSIILSDLEFVLAFFVKLMGFFSFCLFLGILVKRSAFALGFLILWQVLEGITRGLIRWKLFDSETTDTIMGFFPLQSMFNLIKEPFTRLEAVQTVADQVGEKINLNYHVHWYEVLIVLAWTAIFVYLSYVLLKKRDL, encoded by the coding sequence ATGATACGTTTATTACAGATTGAATTCATAAAACTTTGGAACAATAGAGCCAGTAAGGTGCTTATTATCTCTTATTTCGCATTATTGACCTCCATTGCCCTTGTAGCGGCCATAAAATTTGATATTGGACCGGTTAAATTTCATTTGGCCGAAATAGGTATTTTCAATTTTCCGTATATATGGCATTTTAACACTTTTGTAACGGCATTTTTTAAACTTTTCTTGGCCATAGTCATTGTGTCCATGATGGCCAATGAGTATAGCAATAAGACTATAAAACAGAATCTTATCGATGGACTTTCAAAAAAAGAATTTATTTTATCAAAATTCTTAACGGTCATCTCCTTTGCCTTGATTTCTACGGTTTTTGTTTTTGTAGTGTCCCTGATTCTTGGACTTATATATTCAGATTTCGACGAGTTGTCCATCATCTTATCAGACTTGGAATTCGTTCTCGCTTTCTTCGTGAAACTTATGGGATTCTTTTCCTTTTGTCTTTTTTTGGGAATATTAGTTAAGCGCTCGGCGTTTGCTCTCGGTTTTCTCATCTTATGGCAGGTTTTGGAAGGTATCACCAGGGGCCTTATTAGATGGAAATTGTTCGATAGCGAAACAACGGACACTATCATGGGGTTTTTCCCTTTACAATCCATGTTCAATCTTATAAAGGAACCCTTCACCCGTCTCGAGGCTGTACAAACGGTAGCAGATCAAGTTGGGGAAAAAATCAATTTAAACTATCATGTACATTGGTATGAAGTTCTTATAGTCCTCGCCTGGACAGCTATTTTCGTGTATTTATCCTATGTGCTTCTCAAAAAGCGTGATCTTTAA
- a CDS encoding Hsp20/alpha crystallin family protein → MNVIKRNDVLFPSLMNEIFKPDWFGGLENMRTNVPAVNIKENEKDFELELSVPGRSKDDFSIEIDDNVLTVSAEVKTENDVEKDNYTRREFGFSSFTRSFTLPKSVDSNKISANYENGILKFTLPKKEEALPKPKRTIELS, encoded by the coding sequence ATGAATGTTATAAAAAGAAACGATGTGTTATTTCCATCTCTAATGAATGAAATTTTTAAACCAGATTGGTTCGGTGGTTTGGAAAATATGAGAACTAATGTTCCGGCAGTGAACATTAAGGAAAACGAAAAAGACTTTGAACTGGAGCTCTCGGTTCCGGGTAGGTCCAAGGATGACTTCTCTATTGAAATTGATGATAATGTACTTACTGTTTCCGCAGAGGTTAAGACCGAGAATGATGTAGAAAAAGATAACTACACAAGGAGAGAGTTTGGTTTTTCGTCTTTTACGAGATCGTTCACACTTCCAAAAAGTGTAGATAGCAATAAGATAAGCGCTAATTACGAAAATGGTATTTTAAAATTTACCTTACCTAAAAAAGAAGAGGCGTTGCCAAAGCCTAAAAGAACGATTGAGCTCTCTTAA